From the Musa acuminata AAA Group cultivar baxijiao chromosome BXJ1-2, Cavendish_Baxijiao_AAA, whole genome shotgun sequence genome, one window contains:
- the LOC135609536 gene encoding protein FLOWERING LOCUS T-like: MERSSYKRPPEHCVLIDLRLERSFGHRMSRDPLILGHVVGDVLDPFARSVSLGVMYKNRLVINGSEFKPSAVVDKPLVQVGGDDLRIFYTLVMVDPDAPNPSNPTLREYLHWLVTDIPATTNASFGREIVCYECPRPAAGIHRVVFVLLRQMGRETVFTPELRHHFSTKRFVMEHYLVPVAATYYNCQREAGTGGRRFIRDDRC; encoded by the exons ATGGAGCGGAGCTCCTATAAAAGACCGCCTGAACACTGTGTTCTCATCGACCTTCGTCTGGAAAGAAGCTTCGGTCACAGAATGTCGAGGGATCCGCTAATCCTGGGCCATGTCGTGGGCGATGTGTTGGACCCGTTCGCTCGATCGGTGTCGCTCGGTGTCATGTACAAGAACAGGCTGGTCATCAATGGCAGCGAGTTCAAGCCGTCTGCTGTGGTCGACAAGCCTCTTGTTCAGGTTGGAGGAGACGACCTGCGCATCTTCTACACGCTC GTGATGGTGGATCCCGACGCCCCCAACCCGAGCAACCCGACGCTCCGGGAGTACCTCCACtg GTTGGTGACGGACATCCCAGCGACCACAAACGCAAGCTTCG GAAGGGAGATCGTGTGCTACGAGTGCCCCCGGCCGGCAGCAGGGATCCACCGGGTGGTGTTCGTGCTGCTCCGCCAGATGGGAAGGGAGACGGTGTTCACGCCGGAGTTGCGCCACCACTTTAGCACAAAAAGGTTCGTCATGGAGCATTACTTGGTGCCTGTGGCCGCCACCTACTACAACTGCCAAAGGGAGGCCGGCACCGGCGGAAGAAGGTTCATAAGAGATGACCGATGCTga